One stretch of Candidatus Baltobacteraceae bacterium DNA includes these proteins:
- a CDS encoding ABC transporter permease: MARFVVARAFRLVVVLVAITIFSFLFLNLIPGDPATVRLGEHATPEQVAALRASFGLDKPWYTQLVIYLEHVAHGDLGISIDDQESVAGKLAQYFPATLELTFGAICFAVVLGVPAGIAAAVWHGSILDALTMVAVLLGVSIPVFWLGWILVYVFAVLPTGLGLNLFPISGRIDIQYMIPARTHLMVIDALLSGNGAAVLDALWHLILPAITLGTIPLAIVAKITRSGMLEVLQSDYVRTARAKGLSASRVIVKHALRNALIPIITVIGLQTGLLLGGAVLTESIFAWPGVGRLAFEAISNRDMPVINGCVLLFATVFVVVNALVDLLYAVANPRIRYG; the protein is encoded by the coding sequence ATGGCACGTTTCGTAGTCGCGAGGGCATTCCGCCTCGTTGTGGTTTTGGTCGCAATTACGATCTTCAGCTTCCTATTCCTCAACCTGATCCCCGGAGATCCGGCGACGGTACGATTGGGAGAGCACGCCACGCCCGAGCAGGTCGCCGCGCTGCGCGCTTCGTTCGGTCTGGACAAACCCTGGTACACGCAGCTCGTCATTTATCTCGAGCACGTGGCGCATGGCGATCTCGGCATCTCGATCGACGATCAAGAGTCGGTTGCCGGAAAGCTTGCGCAATATTTTCCGGCGACGCTCGAGCTCACGTTCGGCGCGATCTGCTTTGCCGTCGTTCTCGGCGTACCCGCGGGGATCGCAGCGGCCGTGTGGCACGGCAGCATACTCGATGCGCTTACGATGGTCGCGGTGCTGCTGGGCGTTTCGATTCCGGTCTTCTGGCTCGGTTGGATTCTCGTCTACGTCTTCGCGGTATTGCCGACGGGCCTCGGTTTGAATCTCTTTCCGATCTCGGGACGCATCGACATACAATACATGATTCCGGCGCGCACGCATCTCATGGTGATCGACGCGTTGCTGAGCGGGAACGGCGCGGCTGTGCTCGACGCGCTTTGGCATTTGATTCTTCCGGCTATCACGCTCGGGACGATTCCACTCGCAATCGTTGCAAAGATTACGCGCAGCGGGATGCTCGAAGTGCTGCAAAGCGACTACGTGCGTACGGCGCGCGCAAAGGGATTATCGGCGTCGCGCGTCATCGTCAAGCACGCGCTGCGCAATGCCTTGATCCCGATCATCACCGTCATTGGTTTGCAAACGGGCTTGCTGCTCGGGGGCGCCGTGCTGACCGAATCAATTTTTGCGTGGCCCGGCGTTGGACGGCTGGCATTCGAAGCGATTTCAAACCGTGACATGCCGGTCATCAACGGATGCGTGCTGCTGTTTGCAACCGTCTTCGTCGTCGTGAACGCGCTCGTCGATCTGCTCTACGCGGTAGCCAATCCGCGAATACGGTACGGGTGA
- the cheB gene encoding chemotaxis-specific protein-glutamate methyltransferase CheB: MTTESRIRVVIVDDSAFMRHALRRMLERDSGIEIVGAAKSGEEGVALVETLAPEVVTMDVEMRGIGGLEALRRIVARGPQAPPVIMVSALTTQGAQTTLDALHIGAVDFIAKPPPGAGVLDIAALGDELLEKVRTFGTRRSPRSFKSQPPVATPGPHGRSECVAIGTSTGGPVALSRIVPHLPKNFPAPIVIAQHMPPGFTAALAERLNASSEIDVSEGTNGMQLRAGAAVVAPAGQRARVRRIGKQFMLELEEAERGALTPSVDALFASVGTLCKQGALAVLLTGMGRDGVEGLRVVRASGGYAVGQDEASCVVYGMPRAAAEAGLIDRVCTLDDLPSLLCRLTGLEVPLQRREGSRPPLPGT; this comes from the coding sequence GTGACGACCGAATCTCGGATTCGCGTCGTCATCGTCGACGATTCGGCATTCATGCGGCATGCGCTGCGGCGCATGTTGGAACGTGATTCTGGAATCGAGATCGTCGGCGCCGCGAAAAGCGGCGAAGAGGGCGTGGCGCTGGTCGAAACGCTTGCGCCCGAGGTCGTCACCATGGACGTCGAGATGCGCGGCATCGGCGGCTTGGAGGCGTTGCGCCGAATCGTCGCGCGAGGGCCGCAAGCTCCGCCGGTGATCATGGTGAGTGCACTAACGACGCAAGGCGCACAAACGACGCTCGATGCGCTGCACATCGGCGCCGTCGATTTCATCGCCAAGCCGCCGCCCGGGGCCGGCGTGCTGGACATTGCGGCGCTCGGCGACGAGTTGCTCGAAAAAGTGCGCACGTTTGGAACGCGACGCTCGCCGCGAAGCTTCAAATCACAGCCCCCCGTCGCGACGCCGGGGCCGCACGGAAGATCGGAATGCGTTGCAATCGGCACCTCGACCGGTGGCCCCGTCGCGCTCTCGCGCATCGTGCCGCATCTGCCGAAAAATTTTCCGGCTCCGATCGTGATCGCGCAACATATGCCGCCCGGATTCACTGCTGCGCTTGCGGAGCGATTGAACGCGTCGAGTGAGATCGATGTCAGTGAAGGGACGAACGGCATGCAGCTTCGCGCCGGCGCTGCAGTCGTCGCGCCCGCCGGCCAGCGCGCACGCGTCCGCCGAATAGGTAAGCAGTTCATGCTCGAATTGGAAGAAGCGGAACGCGGCGCGCTGACTCCAAGCGTCGATGCACTGTTCGCATCCGTCGGCACACTATGTAAGCAAGGGGCGCTCGCCGTTTTACTTACCGGGATGGGCCGGGACGGCGTTGAGGGGCTGCGGGTCGTCCGGGCATCGGGTGGGTATGCAGTCGGGCAAGATGAAGCGAGCTGCGTCGTATATGGTATGCCGCGGGCCGCTGCGGAGGCTGGATTGATCGATCGCGTATGTACACTCGACGATTTGCCCTCACTTTTATGCAGGCTGACGGGCTTAGAGGTACCTTTACAGAGGAGGGAGGGGAGCCGGCCTCCGCTGCCGGGAACGTGA